Proteins from a genomic interval of Streptococcus sp. D7B5:
- a CDS encoding FtsW/RodA/SpoVE family cell cycle protein produces the protein MKRSFDSRVDYSLLLPVFCLLVIGVVAIYIAVSHDYPNNVLPILGQQIAWIALGLVIGFVVMFFNTEFLWKVTPYLYGLGLALMVLPLVFYNPNLVASTGAKNWVSIGGTTLFQPSEFMKISYILMLARAIVRFTQKHKEWRRTIPLDFLLIGWMIAFTIPVLILLALQSDLGTALVFVAIFSGMVLLSGVSWKIIIPVFATGVTAVVGFMAIFISKDGRAFLHQIGMPTYQINRILAWLNPFDFAQTTTYQQAQGQIAIGSGGLFGQGFNVSNLLIPVRESDMIFTVIAEDFGFIGSVFLVALYLLLIYRMLKITLKSNNQFYTYISTGFIMMLLFHIFENIGAVTGLLPLTGIPLPFISQGGSAIISNLIGVGLLLSMSYQTNLAEEKSGKVPFKRKKVVLKQIK, from the coding sequence ATGAAACGTTCCTTCGACTCTCGAGTCGATTATAGCCTCCTCCTACCAGTGTTTTGTTTACTGGTGATTGGAGTAGTGGCCATTTATATAGCAGTTAGTCATGACTATCCAAATAATGTATTACCAATTCTAGGTCAGCAAATCGCTTGGATTGCCTTGGGGCTTGTCATTGGATTTGTGGTCATGTTCTTTAATACCGAGTTTTTATGGAAGGTGACTCCCTATCTTTATGGTCTAGGGCTAGCTTTGATGGTCCTACCTCTTGTTTTCTACAATCCAAATCTTGTAGCGTCAACAGGTGCCAAGAACTGGGTATCGATTGGTGGAACGACACTTTTCCAGCCATCGGAATTCATGAAGATTTCCTATATCTTGATGTTGGCTCGAGCCATTGTAAGATTCACTCAAAAACACAAGGAATGGCGACGGACTATTCCCTTGGATTTCTTATTGATTGGTTGGATGATCGCCTTTACCATACCAGTCTTGATCCTCTTAGCCCTACAAAGTGACTTGGGGACGGCCTTGGTCTTTGTAGCTATTTTTTCCGGTATGGTCCTCCTTTCAGGTGTTTCGTGGAAGATCATCATTCCGGTTTTTGCGACAGGGGTGACTGCAGTTGTAGGATTTATGGCCATCTTTATAAGCAAGGATGGACGTGCCTTCTTGCATCAGATTGGGATGCCAACTTACCAGATTAACCGTATCTTGGCTTGGCTCAATCCCTTTGACTTTGCGCAAACAACGACATACCAACAGGCGCAGGGACAAATTGCGATTGGAAGTGGTGGCTTGTTTGGACAAGGTTTCAATGTGTCCAATCTCCTCATTCCAGTACGTGAGAGTGATATGATTTTTACGGTGATTGCTGAAGATTTTGGCTTTATTGGTTCAGTCTTTTTGGTTGCCCTGTACTTGCTTCTTATTTATCGGATGTTGAAGATTACACTTAAGTCAAACAACCAGTTCTACACCTATATCTCGACTGGTTTTATCATGATGTTGCTCTTCCATATCTTTGAAAATATCGGTGCCGTGACAGGCTTACTTCCTTTAACAGGGATTCCTCTACCATTTATTTCTCAAGGGGGCTCCGCTATTATTAGTAACCTCATTGGTGTCGGTCTCCTCTTATCTATGAGTTACCAGACCAACCTAGCGGAGGAGAAAAGTGGAAAAGTTCCATTCAAACGAAAGAAAGTCGTCCTAAAACAAATCAAATAA
- a CDS encoding DJ-1 family glyoxalase III, protein MINVAVILAQGFEEIEAFTVVDVLRRANISCDMVGFEEQVTGSHGIQVKADRVFDGNLSDYDLVVLPGGMPGSAHLRDNQALISQIKAFDQAGKNIAAICAAPIVLHQAGVLKDKHFTCYDGIQEQITDGIYQKQTVVVDGNLTTSRGPSTALAFAYELVEQLGGDAESLRDGMLYRDVFGNQQ, encoded by the coding sequence ATGATAAATGTAGCAGTTATCTTAGCCCAGGGTTTTGAAGAAATTGAAGCCTTTACAGTAGTCGATGTCTTGCGTCGAGCAAACATTTCATGTGATATGGTAGGATTTGAAGAGCAGGTGACAGGATCGCATGGCATTCAGGTAAAAGCTGATCGTGTTTTTGATGGCAATTTGTCCGACTATGACTTGGTCGTTCTTCCGGGTGGTATGCCAGGCTCAGCTCACCTACGGGATAATCAAGCCCTCATTTCACAGATTAAAGCCTTTGACCAAGCAGGAAAGAATATTGCTGCCATCTGTGCAGCCCCAATCGTTCTTCATCAAGCAGGTGTCCTGAAAGACAAACACTTTACTTGTTATGACGGAATTCAGGAGCAAATTACTGACGGAATTTATCAAAAGCAAACAGTGGTTGTGGATGGTAATCTAACAACCAGCCGAGGACCGTCAACTGCCCTTGCCTTTGCCTATGAGTTGGTAGAGCAATTGGGAGGAGATGCCGAAAGTTTACGAGACGGCATGCTCTATCGAGATGTCTTTGGAAATCAACAGTAA
- a CDS encoding Rgg/GadR/MutR family transcriptional regulator, translating to MLETFGKIFKVIRESKKMSLKEVAAGDISVAQLSRFERGVNGITLDSFYCCLKNMAVSLEEFQYVYHNYIDSDDVLFSKKVADAYQENNVVKLQNILSSSEALTEQFPEKKNYKLNTIIVRALLSSCCPDFQISKKDIEFLTDHLFSVEEWGRYELWLFTNSVDLMTLETLETFASEMINRTQFYNNLPENRRRIIKMLLNVISVCIEGNHLLVAMRFLNYLDHSKIPETDLYDRTLIKYHRALYAYKVGNTNALSDIEQCLSFFEFLDSFGVAQKLKEQFERICLS from the coding sequence ATGTTGGAAACTTTCGGAAAAATATTCAAAGTCATTAGAGAATCAAAAAAAATGTCCCTGAAAGAGGTGGCTGCTGGTGATATTTCCGTGGCTCAGCTATCCCGTTTTGAAAGGGGAGTCAATGGGATCACACTTGATTCTTTTTATTGTTGTTTAAAAAATATGGCTGTTTCCCTAGAGGAGTTTCAGTATGTTTACCATAATTACATTGATTCAGATGATGTGCTGTTCTCAAAAAAAGTAGCTGATGCATATCAGGAAAACAATGTTGTCAAGCTCCAGAATATTTTGTCTAGCTCAGAAGCTTTGACCGAACAGTTTCCTGAGAAGAAAAACTATAAACTCAATACGATCATTGTCAGAGCTCTTCTGTCTTCCTGTTGCCCAGATTTTCAGATTAGCAAGAAGGATATAGAATTTCTGACGGATCATCTCTTTTCTGTTGAGGAGTGGGGGCGTTATGAACTCTGGCTCTTTACAAACAGTGTTGATTTGATGACCTTGGAAACGCTGGAAACCTTCGCTAGTGAGATGATCAATCGTACCCAGTTTTATAACAACCTACCTGAAAATCGCCGCCGTATTATCAAGATGCTACTTAATGTCATTAGCGTCTGTATAGAAGGAAACCATCTGCTAGTTGCTATGAGGTTTCTCAATTATCTCGATCACTCTAAAATTCCTGAAACAGATCTATATGATCGAACGCTGATTAAGTATCATAGGGCTCTGTATGCCTACAAGGTTGGGAATACTAATGCTCTCAGTGACATCGAGCAATGCCTATCTTTTTTTGAATTTTTAGATTCCTTTGGTGTTGCCCAAAAGCTTAAAGAACAGTTTGAAAGAATTTGCCTTTCATAG
- the gyrB gene encoding DNA topoisomerase (ATP-hydrolyzing) subunit B — translation MTEEIKNQQAQDYDASQIQVLEGLEAVRMRPGMYIGSTSKEGLHHLVWEIVDNSIDEALAGFASHIQVFIEPDNSITVVDDGRGIPVDIQEKTGRPAVETVFTVLHAGGKFGGGGYKVSGGLHGVGSSVVNALSTQLDVHVHKNGKIHYQEYRRGHVVADLEVVGDTDKTGTTVHFTPDPEIFTETTTFDFEKLNKRIQELAFLNRGLRISITDKREGLEQTKQYHYEGGIASYVEYINENKDVIFDTPIYTDGEMDDITVEVAMQYTTGYHENVMSFANNIHTHEGGTHEQGFRTALTRVINDYARKNKLLKDNEDNLTGEDVREGLTAVISVKHPNPQFEGQTKTKLGNSEVVKITNRLFSDAFTDFLMENPQIAKRIVEKGILAAKARVAAKRAREVTRKKSGLEISNLPGKLADCSSNNPAETELFIVEGDSAGGSAKSGRNREFQAILPIRGKILNVEKASMDKILANEEIRSLFTAMGTGFGAEFDVTKARYQKLVLMTDADVDGAHIRTLLLTLIYRYMKPILEAGYVYIAQPPIYGVKVGSEIKEYIQPGADQEIKLQEALARHSEGRSKPTIQRYKGLGEMDDHQLWETTMDPEHRLMARVSVDDAAEADKIFDMLMGDRVEPRREFIEENAVYSTLDV, via the coding sequence ATGACAGAAGAAATCAAAAATCAACAGGCACAAGATTATGATGCCAGTCAAATTCAAGTTTTGGAGGGACTTGAAGCTGTTCGTATGCGTCCAGGTATGTATATTGGATCGACTTCAAAAGAAGGTCTTCACCATCTAGTATGGGAAATCGTTGATAACTCAATTGACGAAGCTCTAGCTGGATTTGCCAGTCACATCCAAGTCTTTATAGAGCCAGATAATTCCATCACCGTTGTGGATGATGGGCGTGGAATTCCTGTTGATATTCAGGAAAAAACAGGACGTCCCGCTGTTGAGACTGTCTTTACAGTTCTTCACGCTGGAGGAAAATTCGGCGGTGGCGGATACAAGGTTTCAGGTGGATTGCACGGTGTAGGTTCATCAGTAGTAAACGCCCTCTCAACTCAACTAGATGTTCATGTCCATAAAAACGGTAAGATTCATTACCAAGAATATCGTCGTGGTCATGTAGTTGCTGATCTTGAGGTGGTTGGAGATACGGATAAAACGGGAACAACAGTTCACTTCACACCAGATCCAGAGATTTTTACAGAAACAACAACTTTTGACTTTGAAAAATTAAACAAACGTATTCAAGAACTAGCCTTTTTGAACCGAGGCCTTCGAATCTCCATCACAGATAAGCGTGAAGGTCTCGAACAGACTAAACAATACCACTATGAGGGTGGGATTGCTAGCTACGTTGAATATATCAACGAGAACAAGGATGTTATCTTTGATACACCAATCTACACAGACGGTGAGATGGATGATATCACAGTTGAAGTAGCCATGCAGTACACAACCGGTTACCACGAAAACGTCATGAGTTTCGCCAATAACATTCACACCCATGAAGGTGGTACGCATGAGCAAGGTTTCCGTACAGCGCTGACACGTGTTATCAATGATTATGCTCGCAAGAATAAGCTACTAAAAGACAATGAAGATAACCTAACAGGGGAAGATGTCCGTGAAGGCTTGACTGCAGTTATCTCAGTTAAGCATCCAAACCCGCAGTTTGAAGGACAAACCAAGACCAAACTGGGGAATAGTGAAGTAGTCAAGATTACCAATCGCCTCTTCAGCGATGCCTTCACTGATTTCCTCATGGAAAATCCACAGATCGCCAAGCGTATCGTGGAAAAAGGGATTTTGGCTGCCAAGGCTCGTGTAGCTGCCAAACGTGCGCGTGAAGTCACACGCAAGAAATCTGGCTTGGAAATTTCCAATTTGCCAGGAAAACTAGCAGACTGTTCTTCTAACAACCCTGCTGAAACCGAACTCTTCATCGTCGAAGGAGACTCAGCTGGTGGATCAGCCAAATCTGGTCGTAACCGTGAGTTTCAGGCTATCCTTCCAATTCGTGGTAAGATCTTGAACGTTGAAAAAGCTAGCATGGATAAAATCCTTGCAAACGAAGAAATTCGAAGTCTTTTCACAGCCATGGGAACAGGATTTGGTGCAGAATTTGATGTCACTAAGGCTCGTTACCAAAAACTCGTTTTGATGACCGATGCCGATGTTGATGGAGCCCACATTCGAACTCTCTTGCTAACCTTGATTTATCGCTATATGAAACCAATCTTAGAGGCTGGTTATGTCTACATTGCCCAACCACCGATTTATGGGGTTAAGGTTGGAAGTGAGATCAAAGAATACATTCAACCTGGTGCAGATCAAGAAATTAAACTCCAAGAAGCCTTAGCACGTCACAGTGAAGGGCGTTCAAAACCAACCATCCAACGTTATAAAGGTTTGGGAGAAATGGATGACCACCAATTATGGGAAACAACCATGGATCCTGAACATCGCTTGATGGCGCGTGTTTCGGTAGATGATGCTGCCGAAGCAGATAAAATCTTTGATATGTTGATGGGAGATCGAGTAGAACCTCGTCGCGAATTTATCGAAGAAAACGCTGTTTACAGTACACTTGACGTCTAA
- a CDS encoding glycoside hydrolase family 70 protein, which yields MMEKKIHYKMHKVKKNWVAIALTTLALIVAPKVLGLEPGVVHADDVKQVVVQEPATAQTSDPGQQTPAQAKIASEQEAEKATPADKVTGDVAASEKPAKPAENTEATVQTNAQEPAKPADTKEASTEKAAVAEEVKATNAITETPKTEVADQDKQARPTTAQEQDDNKREKTAVEDKIVANPKVAKKDRLPEPAQKQGAVAERMVAAQAQPAPVNADHDDNVLSHIKTIDGKNYYVQDDGTVKKNFAVELNGRILYFDAETGALVDSNEYQFQQGTSSLNNEFSQKNAFYGTTDKDIETVDGYLTADSWYRPKFILKDGKTWTASTETDLRPLLMAWWPDKRTQINYLNYMNQQGLGAGAFENKVEQALLTGASQQVQRKIEEKIGKEGDTKWLRTLMGAFVKTQPNWNIKSESETTGTKKDHLQGGALLYTNNEKSSHADSKFRLLNRTPTSQTGTPKYFIDKSNGGYEFLLANDFDNSNPAVQAEQLNWLHFMMNFGSIVANDPTANFDGVRVDAVDNVNADLLQIASDYFKSRYKVGESEEEAIKHLSILEAWSDNDPDYNKDTKGAQLAIDNKLRLSLLYSFMRNLSIRSGVEPTITNSLNDRSSEKKNGERMANYIFVRAHDSEVQTVIADIIRENINPNTDGLTFTMDELKQAFKIYNEDMRKADKKYTQFNIPTAHALMLSNKDSITRVYYGDLYTDDGQYMEKKSPYHDAIDALLRARIKYVAGGQDMKVTYMGVPREADKWSYNGILTSVRYGTGANEATDEGTAETRTQGMAVIASNNPNLKLNEWDKLQVNMGAAHKNQYYRPVLLTTKDGISRYLTDEEVPQSLWKKTDANGILTFDMNDIAGYSNVQVSGYLAVWVPVGAKADQDARTTASKKKNASGQVYESSAALDSQLIYEGFSNFQDFATRDDQYTNKVIAKNVNLFKEWGVTSFELPPQYVSSQDGTFLDSIIQNGYAFEDRYDMAMSKNNKYGSLKDLLNALRALHSVNIQAIADWVPDQIYNLPGKEVVTATRVNNYGTYREGAEIKEKLYVANSKTNGTDFQGKYGGAFLDELKAKYPEIFERVQISNGQKMTTDEKITKWSAKYFNGTNILGRGAYYVLKDWASNDYLTNRNGEIVLPKQLVNKNAYTGFVSDANGTKFYSTSGYQAKNSFIQDENGNWYYFDKRGYLVTGAHEIDGKHVYFLKNGIQLRDSIREDENGNQYYYDQTGAQVLNRYYTTDGQNWRYFDAKGVMARGLVKIGDGQQFFDENGYQVKGKIVSAKDGKLRYFDKDSGNAVINRFAQGDNPSDWYYFGADGVAVTGLQKIGQQTLYFDQDGKQVKGKIVTLSDKSIRYFDANSGEMAVGKFAEGAKNEWYYFDKTGKAVTGLQKIGKQTLYFDQDGKQVKGKVVTLADKSIRYFDADSGEMAVGKFAEGAKNEWYYFDQTGKAVTGLQKIDKQTLYFDQDGKQVKGKIVTLSDKSIRYFDANSGEMATDKFVEGSPNEWYYFDQAGKAVTGLQQVGQQTLYFTQDGKQVKGKVVDVNGVSRYFDANSGDMARSKWIQLEDGSWMYFDRDGRGQNFGRN from the coding sequence ATGATGGAGAAAAAGATTCATTATAAGATGCATAAAGTTAAGAAAAACTGGGTAGCGATTGCTTTGACTACCTTGGCCCTTATTGTAGCACCAAAGGTACTTGGTCTAGAACCAGGCGTTGTCCATGCGGATGATGTAAAGCAGGTTGTGGTTCAAGAACCTGCTACAGCTCAGACTAGTGATCCGGGTCAGCAAACTCCAGCCCAAGCTAAAATAGCATCTGAGCAAGAAGCAGAAAAAGCAACCCCTGCAGACAAGGTGACAGGCGATGTTGCTGCTAGTGAAAAACCTGCTAAACCAGCAGAAAATACAGAAGCAACAGTTCAAACCAATGCTCAAGAGCCTGCTAAACCAGCAGATACGAAAGAAGCATCTACAGAAAAGGCTGCTGTTGCTGAAGAAGTTAAAGCTACTAATGCAATCACAGAAACTCCTAAAACAGAAGTAGCAGACCAGGATAAACAAGCAAGGCCAACAACTGCCCAAGAGCAAGATGACAACAAACGAGAAAAAACGGCTGTTGAAGACAAGATTGTTGCAAATCCAAAGGTTGCAAAGAAAGATCGCTTGCCCGAACCTGCTCAAAAACAAGGAGCAGTAGCTGAAAGAATGGTGGCAGCTCAGGCTCAACCTGCACCTGTAAATGCTGACCACGATGATAATGTCCTATCTCACATCAAGACCATTGATGGTAAAAATTACTATGTTCAGGACGATGGTACAGTTAAAAAGAACTTTGCAGTTGAACTTAATGGGAGAATACTTTATTTTGATGCAGAAACGGGTGCCTTAGTTGATTCAAATGAATATCAGTTCCAACAAGGAACCAGCAGTCTCAATAATGAATTCTCCCAAAAGAATGCTTTCTATGGTACGACTGACAAGGATATTGAAACTGTAGACGGTTATTTGACAGCAGATAGCTGGTATCGTCCAAAGTTCATCTTAAAAGATGGAAAAACATGGACGGCTTCGACAGAAACAGACTTGCGTCCTCTTTTGATGGCTTGGTGGCCTGATAAACGTACTCAGATTAATTACCTCAACTATATGAACCAGCAAGGTCTGGGAGCAGGTGCTTTTGAAAACAAAGTTGAACAAGCTCTTCTGACAGGTGCTTCTCAGCAGGTTCAGCGCAAAATTGAGGAAAAAATTGGTAAAGAAGGCGATACCAAATGGTTGAGAACGCTGATGGGTGCCTTTGTCAAAACCCAGCCAAACTGGAATATCAAGTCAGAGTCTGAAACAACTGGTACTAAAAAGGACCACTTGCAGGGTGGAGCTTTGCTTTATACTAATAATGAGAAGAGCTCTCATGCTGACTCTAAGTTCCGTCTGCTTAACCGTACCCCTACTAGTCAAACAGGGACACCTAAGTACTTTATTGACAAGTCAAACGGTGGTTATGAGTTCTTGCTTGCTAACGACTTTGACAACTCTAATCCAGCTGTTCAGGCCGAACAACTCAACTGGTTGCATTTTATGATGAACTTTGGAAGCATTGTAGCCAATGATCCGACTGCTAATTTTGATGGAGTTCGTGTCGATGCGGTGGACAATGTCAACGCAGACTTGCTCCAAATCGCATCTGACTACTTCAAGTCTCGCTACAAGGTGGGAGAAAGTGAAGAAGAAGCCATCAAGCATTTGTCTATCTTGGAAGCTTGGTCTGATAACGATCCTGACTACAACAAAGATACTAAAGGTGCTCAACTAGCAATTGACAACAAGCTACGCTTGTCCTTGCTTTATTCATTCATGCGTAATCTATCTATCCGTAGCGGAGTAGAGCCAACGATTACAAATAGTCTAAATGACCGTTCTTCTGAAAAGAAAAATGGCGAACGAATGGCTAACTATATCTTTGTGCGGGCCCATGACAGTGAAGTACAAACCGTTATTGCCGACATCATCCGGGAAAATATCAATCCAAATACGGATGGTTTGACCTTTACTATGGATGAACTCAAGCAAGCCTTCAAGATCTACAACGAAGATATGCGCAAGGCAGACAAGAAGTATACGCAGTTCAACATCCCAACTGCTCATGCTCTCATGCTCTCCAATAAAGACTCTATCACTCGGGTCTACTATGGTGACCTCTATACCGATGATGGTCAATACATGGAGAAAAAATCTCCTTACCACGATGCTATCGATGCCTTGTTGCGTGCTCGTATTAAGTATGTAGCAGGTGGACAAGACATGAAAGTCACATATATGGGTGTACCTCGTGAGGCTGATAAATGGTCTTACAATGGTATTTTGACTTCTGTTCGCTACGGTACTGGTGCCAATGAAGCAACAGATGAAGGAACAGCAGAAACCCGTACCCAAGGGATGGCTGTTATTGCTTCTAACAACCCTAACCTGAAACTGAACGAATGGGATAAACTGCAAGTCAATATGGGAGCAGCCCACAAGAATCAATACTATCGCCCTGTGCTTTTGACGACCAAAGATGGTATTTCCCGCTATCTAACTGACGAAGAAGTGCCGCAATCGCTCTGGAAGAAGACAGATGCTAATGGTATTTTAACCTTTGATATGAATGATATTGCAGGCTATAGCAATGTACAGGTTTCTGGATATCTGGCTGTTTGGGTACCAGTTGGCGCTAAGGCAGATCAGGATGCTCGTACAACAGCAAGCAAGAAGAAAAACGCTAGTGGTCAGGTCTACGAATCTAGCGCAGCTCTTGATTCTCAGTTGATTTACGAAGGATTTTCTAACTTCCAAGACTTTGCAACCCGCGATGACCAATATACCAATAAAGTCATTGCTAAAAATGTCAACCTCTTCAAGGAATGGGGAGTAACTTCATTTGAGCTACCACCTCAGTATGTATCTAGCCAAGACGGTACTTTCTTAGATTCTATCATTCAGAATGGTTATGCCTTTGAAGACCGCTACGATATGGCCATGAGTAAGAACAATAAATATGGTTCTTTAAAAGATTTGCTCAATGCTCTCCGTGCGCTTCACAGTGTCAATATCCAAGCCATCGCGGACTGGGTACCAGATCAAATCTATAACCTACCAGGTAAGGAAGTGGTAACAGCAACACGTGTCAATAACTACGGAACCTACCGTGAAGGTGCAGAAATCAAGGAAAAACTCTATGTAGCTAATAGTAAGACCAATGGAACTGATTTCCAAGGTAAGTACGGTGGCGCCTTCTTAGATGAGCTCAAAGCTAAATATCCAGAAATCTTTGAACGAGTACAGATTTCCAATGGTCAAAAGATGACAACAGATGAGAAGATTACCAAGTGGTCGGCTAAGTACTTCAATGGTACCAATATCTTAGGTCGTGGTGCTTACTATGTTCTTAAAGACTGGGCTAGCAACGACTATCTCACTAACAGAAATGGCGAGATAGTATTGCCTAAGCAATTAGTTAATAAGAATGCTTACACAGGATTTGTTAGTGATGCCAATGGTACTAAGTTCTATTCAACTAGTGGTTATCAAGCTAAAAATTCCTTTATCCAAGATGAAAATGGAAATTGGTATTACTTCGATAAACGAGGCTATCTTGTAACAGGTGCTCATGAAATTGATGGCAAGCACGTTTATTTCTTGAAGAATGGTATTCAACTTCGTGATTCTATCCGTGAAGATGAAAATGGTAATCAGTACTACTATGATCAAACTGGTGCCCAAGTTCTCAACCGTTACTACACTACTGATGGTCAAAACTGGCGTTACTTTGATGCCAAGGGCGTTATGGCTCGAGGTCTTGTCAAGATAGGAGATGGACAGCAATTCTTTGATGAAAACGGCTATCAGGTTAAGGGCAAGATTGTGAGTGCTAAAGATGGCAAACTTCGTTACTTTGACAAGGATTCAGGAAATGCTGTTATCAATCGTTTTGCTCAAGGTGATAACCCAAGTGATTGGTACTATTTCGGAGCAGATGGAGTTGCAGTGACAGGTCTTCAAAAGATTGGTCAACAAACACTTTACTTTGACCAAGATGGCAAGCAAGTCAAGGGCAAAATCGTGACACTTTCAGATAAGAGTATCCGTTACTTTGATGCCAACTCAGGAGAAATGGCGGTCGGCAAGTTTGCTGAAGGTGCCAAGAACGAATGGTATTACTTTGACAAAACTGGTAAAGCAGTGACAGGTCTTCAAAAGATTGGCAAACAAACACTTTACTTTGACCAAGATGGTAAGCAAGTCAAGGGTAAAGTAGTAACTTTGGCTGATAAATCCATCCGTTACTTTGATGCCGACTCAGGAGAAATGGCAGTCGGCAAGTTTGCAGAAGGTGCCAAGAACGAATGGTATTACTTTGACCAAACTGGTAAAGCAGTGACAGGCCTTCAAAAGATTGACAAACAAACACTTTACTTCGACCAAGATGGCAAGCAAGTCAAGGGTAAAATCGTGACACTTTCAGATAAGAGTATCCGTTACTTTGATGCTAACTCAGGAGAGATGGCAACCGACAAGTTTGTCGAAGGTTCCCCAAATGAGTGGTATTATTTTGATCAAGCTGGAAAAGCAGTGACAGGCTTGCAGCAGGTTGGTCAACAGACTCTCTATTTCACGCAAGATGGCAAGCAAGTCAAAGGAAAAGTTGTTGATGTGAATGGAGTTAGTCGATATTTCGATGCCAATTCAGGGGATATGGCTCGAAGCAAATGGATTCAACTTGAAGATGGAAGTTGGATGTATTTTGACCGCGATGGTAGAGGTCAAAACTTCGGAAGAAACTAA
- a CDS encoding HAD-IA family hydrolase produces MKYHDYIWDLGGTLLDNYETSTAAFVETLAQYGIEQEHDRVYEALKVSTAFAIEKFAPDIEDFLEHYKENEARELEHPVLFEGIPELLKDISDKGGRHFLVSHRNDQVLELLAKTQIANYFTEVVTASSGFKRKPDPESMIYLRDKYHITSGLVIGDRNIDVEAGKAAGLDAYLFNNVATLRQAIDM; encoded by the coding sequence ATGAAATATCACGACTACATATGGGATTTAGGTGGTACCCTATTGGATAATTACGAGACTTCTACAGCAGCTTTTGTAGAAACCTTGGCCCAATATGGAATAGAGCAAGAACACGACCGTGTTTACGAAGCCTTGAAGGTTTCGACAGCTTTTGCCATTGAGAAGTTTGCCCCAGATATCGAGGATTTTTTAGAGCACTACAAAGAAAATGAAGCACGTGAGCTAGAGCACCCAGTTTTGTTTGAGGGAATTCCAGAGTTACTCAAAGACATCTCTGATAAGGGTGGACGCCATTTCTTAGTTTCTCATCGAAATGACCAAGTACTAGAACTTCTTGCTAAGACCCAGATAGCGAACTACTTCACCGAGGTGGTGACTGCTAGTTCTGGCTTTAAACGGAAGCCAGATCCTGAGTCCATGATTTATTTACGTGATAAATATCATATTACATCTGGTTTGGTCATTGGTGACAGAAATATTGATGTAGAAGCAGGTAAAGCTGCTGGCTTAGATGCCTATCTTTTTAATAACGTTGCGACATTGAGACAAGCAATAGACATGTAA